The DNA window TGTCGGTCGAACGGCCTCCTTTCACGCCGATCACTGTCCGGTTATACCGGTCGTTCGGGACGACCCCCCGTTGATCGACCCGTTGCAGGTTTAAGCCAAAGAAGTTTTTGGCGTCGCCAATGCGGAAATTAACGTCGTGCTGGCTCAGCACCCCCGTGTTGAAGAAAGCCCGGCGCTGATCGTTTGCCTGTGCCGAGTAGGGCACCTGCGCCGTGAGTGTATCGTAACCCCCGCCCTGACGTGGTACCAGTACCGGACCGCCCAGTGCTACCTGCGATCCGTCGTAGGCGGGGCCGAAGCTCTGGTTTTCAAACGGTACGTACAGGCGCAGCCCATTGCGGTCAATATACGGTGCTCCTTCACCACCGTTCGAGCCGAAGCGCGTCTGTAGCTTGGGCATGTAGGAAACGCTCTCAAACTGAGTTGAGTTACTGTACGAAATCTGGGGGGTATTGCTCGTACTGCCGCGTTTTGTCGTGATGACCAGTGCCCCGTTCGACGCGTCAGAACCGTACAGAGCCGCTGCACTTGGTCCCTTCAGAACAGTCGTCGTCTCGACGTCGTTGGGGTTGATGGCACTCAGGAAACTAATGTCGGTAATTACACCGTCGACAACCAGCAGTGCCTGATTATTACCTAGAAATGAACGGGCACCCCGGAGCTGCACACGGACGTTGTTGCCCACCCCGTTGTTCGTTGTGTTGATCTGAAGCCCGGATACTTTGCCGGTCAGGCCCGTGGCTACGTTGATTGGTGCTGCCTGCGTGATCTGCTGGTTATTGACCTTGGCAACGGACCCGCCGATTTCCCGTTCGTTACGCTGAATACCGAACGCCGTTACAACGACCTCGTTCAACGTCGACGCGTCATTTTGAAGAACGACGTTCAGGCTTGTCCGGTTGCCAACTACTACGTCCTGCGACTTGAAGCCCACAAACGAAAATGTCAGCGTGGCACCCGAACCGGCAGAAATCCGGTAAGCGCCGTTGGCGTCAGTTGTCGTTCCCCTTGATGTTCCTTTCACTACGACACTTACACCGGGTAAAGTCGTTCCGTCGTCTGATGAAGTCACGCGGCCCGTCACGACTGCATCCTGCGCCATAAGCGGCAGGCAAAACAGGAGCGACAGCAGCCAGCTTCCGAATAAAACTTTTTTCATAAAAGTTAACAAGGAAATAGATGTACAGAGAATTGATAAAATCCGTTAATCCGCCTTTAATATTTTGATAATGTTGATTAAAGAGAGATTAAAGAAAATTTTATTAAATGCAAATTACAAAGAAACCGAACAATAGTTGGTGATAACTGACGGCTACAATAGATGAGAGAAATTGCATTTTAGCGTGTTATACTCAGTATTCCGCAGGGTAAATACTCACTAGTGAAATGTTAATATGTATAGGTACTATTGTGTTACTAGAGTAAAGCCGTATGATATTTTGTTATTGAATTATTGACCTAGACAAAATTGCTAATTCTCAAAATCGATTTTAGCACATTATTTTTTATAGCCTGGTTAATACGGGAGTAAGTTATTTGGGTGCCCACGTGACGGTTTTAGTCACGTTTTGGTCCGTCGATGCCGCGTCGAAGCGCCGGGTTCATAAAACCTTAACAGATCAGTAGGCGGATACCCATTAATTTCGACTGGCTGCAACAAACCCATCAGCTGCATCGACTCATCCGACCAGTACGTTTATCTGCCAATACAAAGGGGGCTTGGCTGATATGCCTACTGCTTAGCTGCGGCTATATAGAAACGTACGGGCAGATCAGGGAGAACGTCTACCCCCTTGATCGCTCATCGCCCGACAGCGTATATGTGCGGCTGAACCGGCAACTGGCGCAGGCCACTCAGCGAGGTGACCTGAGCGGGCAGGCCGACAAACAGCAACAGCTGGGTTTGTTGCTGTACCATCAGGGTAATTACGCGTCCGGAATCCGGCATCTGCTACAGGCGCAGAACATACTGCGCCGGACGGATCAGGCCGATCGGCTGGCCGAAAATCTGAATCAGCTCGGTACGGTTTACTATTACAACCGGCAACCACGGCTGGCGCGCCGACAGTTCGATGAAGCGGAAGACATCTACCAACGAACGCAAAATTGGCTGGGCCTGGCGCAGACCTACGGCAACATTGGGCATCTGTACGAAAAAGAAGGCGATCTGCCCACGGCTTTGCACTACCAGCACCGGGCACTGGCCCAGCACCGGGGCACCCGTCAGCCCGCCAGCCTCGCGGTTATCTACGAGAACCTGGGCAGTATTTACGAAGATCAGGCCCGCTACGACTCCGCCCGATTCTACTATCAGTCGGCTTTGCGGTTGCTGCCCTCCGCCGACCGGAGTGGGCAGATTGGCCTGATCAACAACCTGGGGGATATTTATCGGAAAACGGGGCAGTACACCCCGGCGCTGCAACAGTACCGGCAAAGTGTTCGGCAGGCAAGACAACTGAATGATAAGTACCAGCTGAACGGGGCCTATCGCGACATGGGCAAGACGTTTCAGCTACTGGCGCAGCACGACAGTGCTTACCACTACTTCGAAGCCAGCCACGACCTGACCGACACGCTCTACGCCATCGAAACGAACCGACAAATTGCCCTTATGCAGACATTGCACGATGTCGAGCGCAAAGACAATCAGATTGCCCAGCTACACGATCGGGAACGCCTGAACGTACTTATTACGGGCGGTACTATCGCGGGGCTGTTACTAACCGGCGGGCTGGCACTGGTTATCATCAGTCGGCAACGGTTGAAAATCCGGACGGAAGCGGCTCGCTCACAGCAGGCGACTCAAATCTATCAGACGCAGCGCGACCTTATGGAGGCTGAACTGACCAACAAGCAGCTGTCGGAAGAAAATCTGCGCTACCAACTGCAACTGAAGGGGCAGCAACTGACATCACACACGCTGCACCTGATTCAGAAAAATCAGGTACTGGACGACCTGCGTGCTGACCTGAACACGCTGCTCAGCGACGACAAGCGCGACCAGCGCCGACAACTGAAGCAGGTCGTGCAGAAGATCGGGCAGAGTTTCAGCCATGACAAAAACTGGGATGATTTCCGGGCGACTTTCGATCAGGTTCACCCCCGGTTTATGGCCGATCTGCTGCGTCAGCACCCTGATCTGACGTCGGCCGAACTGCGGCTGGCGGCTCTGCTACGGATGAACATGACCTCGGCCGATACCGCCACCCTGCTTGGCATCTCGGCCGACAGTCTGCGCGTATCGCGCTACCGGCTACGCAAAAAGCTGGAGTTGGGAGAGGGCGAATCGCTGTCGGCTTTCGTGCAGCGTTTTGGGAGCTAGTTTTACGAACTGACCACCATCCTTAACATAATGATAATTGGCAGTTTGTAACGGATTATATCATTGGTTGTCAGTGGGTTGTCTGGTTATTGTTCACGCTGTTGCCTTTTTGTTCACGGTCGGTTTGCGGGAGAGGGCCGGGCTTTGTTTGGCCTGACCTGCCTGCTCCGATAACCTTTGTGTCGGCAGACGATAGCCAACCACCGGGCGTCTGTACGAACGAAATGCGAACAATTTACTGGCTTATCCTTGTCGGGCTGATAACCGCTCAGGTAGCATCGGCTGCTACCCTCCGAGGGCGGGCAACGGATGCTGTTACGGGCGAAACAATCATTGGCGCAACGGTTCGGCTGGAAGCCACAAAGCTCTACGCCGTAACGGGCCTCGACGGTACCTATATCATCCGGAATGTACCGAGGGGTACCCACACCCTTCAGATCAGCTATATCAGTTATCAGGCTACGGCTCGGCAGGTGACGATCGATCAGCCCGAACTTGTGGTTGACTTTGCGCTCCAGTCCGACGAGAAGGTGCTGAGTGAGGTTATCGTGTCGGGTAAGCGCGACGGCAGCAGCGACAACACCGCCCGCGACCTCGAACGCAATGCCCACCAGATTACCAACGTCGTATCGGGCCGCACCATCGAACTGTCGCCCGACCTAACCGTTGCCAACGTCATACAACGCGTGTCGGGTATCAGCATCGAACGAAACTCCAACGGCGACGGTCAGTACGCGATCCTGCGCGGGATGGACAAACGGTACAACTACACGCTGGTCAACGGGGTGAAGATACCCAGCCCTGACAACCGCTACCGCTACGTCCCGCTCGACATTTTTCCGTCGGAACTGCTCGACCGGCTGGAGGTCTACAAAGCACTTACGCCCAGCATGGAAGGCGATGCGGTCGGCGGTGCCATCAACATGGTCATGCGCGACGCCCCTGACCGGCCAACCGTACTGGCGAACCTGGCAACCGGCTACAGCGAACTCTTTGCCAACCGGCCGTTTGTGCGCTTCGATACGAAAAACATTAACCCCCAATCGCCCTACGAGCAGTTCGGAAATGCGTATTCGGCCAAATCGACGGATTTCAACAAAGCTTCATCGACCTATACCTCAGCAACCCCTCCGCCCAACCTGATCGGGAGCTTCGCCATCGGCAACCGTTTTCTGAACCGGCGGCTGGGCGTAATGCTGGCGGGGAGTCTGCAAAACACATTTCGGGGCAGCAACAGCCTGTTCTTCACCGGCGACGTAGTCGATACACTGCGCGGAGTTACGCTCGACAAGCAAAGCGAACGGCAGTATTCCGAACACCAGACTCGCTACGGCGTTCACGCCAAGATCGACTACCGGTTCGGTAACGGCGGTGGGCCTGGCCGGCATAAACTTCAGTGGTTCAACGCATTTATTGGGCTAAACAACGCGCAGATTCGCGAAACGAAAACGACGCAACTGGGCATCGGTGGTTACGATCCGGTGCAGGGTAATGCAACGCTGGGCTTTGAAACCCGCTCGCGGCTGACGCAGCAGAAAATCTACAACAGCACCCTACAGGGCACCCACCAACTCACCGACGTGCTGGCCCTCAACTGGTCGGCGGTGTATTCGCTGGCCACCAATGCCGTTCCTGATCAAACGTATATCTCGCTGCTGGGCACCCGGAAAAACTTCGTGGAAACCCGTACGACCGTGCAGGACGGGCAGCGACGGTGGGAACACAACACCGACAACGACCTCGCCGGTTACCTGAACCTGACGCTGAAAACCAACCTGCTGAATACGCAGGTGAAATGGATGGCCGGGGGCTCTACCGCGACAAACGACGCACGAATTTTTACAATAACTACACCATCCGACCCAGCAACCCGTTTGCGGTCTACGGCGTCGACTTTACTGATTACAACCAGATCAGCTACGCTATCCAGAATCCGCTGGGATCGGTGGCGTCGGCGCTGAACTACGACGCGACGGAGCAGACGACATCGGGTTATCTGCAATTCCGCACGGTCGATAAACCGCTGGAAGTCATCGGCGGGCTACGGGTTGAGCACACCAATCAGGGGTACGCCATGAAATTCCCGATTGGCGAAGACAACCCCACCGGCAGTCAGATTTATACCGATCTGCTGCCCAGCCTAAACTTCCGCTACCGGTCTAACCCGCTGACTAACTGGCGGCTGTCGTACTTCCGCTCGCTGAACCGGCCCGGCTTTTTCGAGATCGTACCGTACCGCATCGTCAACGAAGAGTACCAGGAGCGGGGCAACCCCAACCTGAAACGCGCCATCGCCGACAACGTCGACCTGCGCTACGAATTCTTTCCCCGCCCACTGGAGCAGTTTATGGTCGGCCTGTTCTACAAGCACATCAAAGACCCCATCGAATACACGCTGCAAAAAGACGCCATCCGGGGGCAGGACCTGTACTACGGGCCGGGCAACTTCGGTAACGCCACCAACTTCGGACTCGAACTCGACGCGATAAAGTACTTCCGGCAGTGGGGCGTAAAGGCAAACTACACCTACACCAATTCGAGCATCACCACGCCCAAGTCGAAGCGCATCCGCAACGCCCAGGGCGATCTGCAAACGATCACCGTCAACCAGACGCGCGCACTGTACGGACAGTCGGCCCACATCGCCAATCTGTCGCTGCTGTATCGCGACACGAACCACGGCTGGGATGGGCAGCTTGCCGCCAGCTACACCGGGCCGCGTATCAACACGGTATCGCAGTTTGTGGATAACGACCTGTACCAGAAGGGATTCATTCAGATGGATGCGTCGCTGGAAAAGCGAATCGGTAAAACGGGCCTGCTCCTATTCGGCAAAGCGAATAACCTGCTCAATACACCCGCCGAGATTTTTATCCGGAACATCAACAAAAACAACGGCGACGCGCCCAATCAGGACTTACCAGGCCAAACGCTGATCCGGCGCGACTTCTACCAGCGGTCGTACGTGCTGGGTGTCCGCTACAAGCTGTAACCAAACCAACGAACATCTAACCAACTGATTACCATGAAACAACTGTTTATGCTGGCTATCGGCGCGACGCTGCTGCTGACCGGCTGTTCCAAAACCAACGATACAAGTTCGACCGTTACGCCAACGACGACCCCAACGGTCAACAATTCGGTATCGGGCGACGTGTCGGGTGTCTGGTCGAAAGGCAACACCTATAATGTCACGGGCCACATTCAGGTACCGGCCAGCCAGTCGCTGGTGATTCAGGAAGGGGTAAACGTCGTGTTCAGCGACTCGACGGTGAAGCCGGAATTTATCGTGAAAGGCAACCTGTACGTGGTGGGTACGTCGGCCAGCCCGGTGAAGTTTACCGTACCCGATGCCTGGAAAACCACGGCCAACCTGTTCGGGAATCTGTGGGGGGGCATCATTGCCGCGCCAACCTGTACGGAGATGCTTATCGACAACGCCATTCTGGAATATGGCGGTGCCGTTACGACCGAAAGTTCACCGTCGGTAAAAGCGGGTCTGTACAAAGCCGCAGCGGGCAACCACGTACCGGCCGTCAACTACTCGAACGTCAACGGTAAGCTGGTTATCGTCAATAGCCGGTTAAACAACCAGAATGAAGACGGTTTCTACATCGAAGGCGGTAAAGTGATTATCGCCAACAACAAGATTTACACCACGGGTGTATCGGGTGGCGATGCCATCAACATCAAGTCGGGCGTGCAGGCCGACGTTGCGTACAATCTGGTTTATAGCCCGAACACCAACGCGCTGAAACTCTCGAACACCGGCGACCGCACCCCACAAGCCTACGTAATTGGCTACAACAACACCATCGTAAACGCGGGCTGGCGTCGGCCAACCATCAAGGGCGGATCGATCTGGGTGGAAATTGCGGTACGCGCCGAACTGTATAACAACCTGCTGGCCAACGACCGTTTCGGTGTCAAGCGTGATCCGAAAAATCCGGAAGACAACCGTTCAAAAGTGAGCAACAACCTGTACTACGGCGCTACGCAGGATGGCGTAACCGGCTTCCAGACCACCAGCGAAATTCTGGCTGGTACGAGCGACGTTACCAGCAAAACGGTGGGCGATAACGATCCGAAATTTGTGAACTACCCGCTCAGCACCGACCTGAAAAACGCGACCTTCAACACGGCCTGGGATTTCCGCCTGATGAGCGGTTCGCCCGCCATCGGTAAAGGCACCACAAGCTTCACGCCCATGTACTCAATCACCGGTCTGAGCTTCGCCAACGGTACCACCTACAAATCGCCCGTCCCCTCGACCACCATCGGCGCCTACGGGGCGAACTAGTCGTTGAGTTCAAGGTCTAAGGTTCAATGTTTAACGTTAAACCTTAGACCTTGAACCTTAGACCTTAAACCATGAACTACAAACCTCTTCTGCTACTGCTGGGCGTTGTCGCCTGTCAGACGCAGCAACATACAATTCAGACGACGTCGACGGCCGACAAATCGGCAGCGGACGTCGTTAAACCAGTCGTGATAACAGATTCCGTCCTGCACGATACCGACGATCCGGCCGTTTGGATCAATCCTGGCGATCCTGCTAAAAGCCTGATTGTCGGGACGGATAAAGACAAAGACGGCGGGCTCTACGTGTTCGACCTGAACGGCAAGCTACAGGCCGATAAAACGGTGCGTGGTCTGCAACGCCCCGACAATGTCGACATCGAATACGGCCTGATGTTGAACGGCAAACCCACCGACATCGCCGTAGCGACCGAGCGACTGACGCACAAGCTGCGCATCTACTCCCTGCCCGATATGAAGCCCATCGACAAAGGCGGACTCGATATGTTCGTGGGCGAAACCGGTACCGACTACCGCGATCTGATGGGTATCTCGCTCTATAAAAATAAAGCGGGTGTGATTTACGCCATCGTTGGTCGCAAAAACGGCCCCACAGACGGCTCGTATCTATGGCAGTATCGGCTCGATGACGACGGTATGGGGGCTGTACAGGCAACGCTGGTGCGTAAGTTCGGGCAATACAGCGGACTGAAAGAGATCGAGTCTATTGCTGTCGACGATCAGCTGGGCTATGTATATTATTCCGACGAAGGAAAGGGTGTTCACCAGTACTACGCCGATCCGGAGAAAGGGAATCAGGAACTGGCTCTGTTCGCGACGACCGGCTTCACCGAAGACCACGAAGGCATCTCAATTTACAACCTGACCGACAGCACCGGTTACATCCTGGTGTCGGATCAGGGAGCCAACAAGTTTCACATTTTCACGCGGGAGGGTACGGCGCAGAACCCGTTTGAACACGCGCTGGTGAAAGTCGTGACGGTAAAAGCTGCGCAAAGCGACGGGTCCGAAACGATTTCCGTGCCGCTGAACGGGCAGTTTCAATATGGTCTGTTCATCGCCATGAGCGACGATCGCACGTTTCATCTCTACCGGTGGGAAGATATCATGCCACTCAGCAACCGGCCACTCACGAACCGCTAGACAACGGTTCTATTTCGTACAAGCAAAAGGGAAACTTCACATGAAGTTTCCCTTTTGCTTGTACGAAATACGCTTCCTGTTTTAGTCTGTTGAAAAACGCCGGACGATGCCCTGCTTGCTTACGTTTACCCTTTTTGCCACAGCAGGTCAATCGGCGGGGAGTATACATGATCGGCAATGTTATCAAAAGGTATTATATGCGTAATATGGGGTATTTGGGGCATCGGTAGTGTGTATAGCAGTATTATTAAAAATGCATTAAACATAGTGCTACGCAGGGATCGTGATAAGTAGATTTAATGCGTCGGGAAAAACGGTAAGCTAAAGCCTTATAGTTTAAAAACAGTACTGCGTATAGAAAGTGAATTGTCTGTGAGTAGTAATACGGTAAGGTGTTGAAAAGGGATAAAAATTACGGTGAATTTACTTTGGCAGAAACAGACTAAAATGTCCACGAATATACTAGCCCAAATTAATACGACTCAAGAGCTGAGCAAGTAAGAAATCTGTAGCGCATCTATCGCCCGTAATGGTCATATGTGTCGATAAGGGCCATTTTGTGCCTGAATCGGGCTGCTGAATACATCAGCAAATTCACGCTGCAACGGTCAAAGAAATAAGCAAAATACGGTTCATTATTTTTCTGCGACACATAGGAAAATTATTGTTGAACTGGGTAAAAATACTATGATGATTATGAGTTAAAAATAGAATGAAAATTGCATCATACTTTGTCAATCTGCTTTTAGTTTCACATCTATCGAAATAGTGATAAGTGAATCTGCGCAAAAGAATATTCTGTTGTTCGATAATGTAATAGACGAATAAGTAGGCGGTATGGTGGGATACGCAATTTTATTTTTTAATAAATCTTTAATAGGTTTGTCTTTAATACCATCTGATCAGTGTTAGATCACATTAACTTAAACTATGTTCTATGCGTAAATTTCTACTAACACAGTTTTTGCTGTGTTTACTTGCTATTCCCTTGTTGGCTCAGGACCGGGTCGTCAGCGGGAAGATCACTTCATCAGAAGACAACTCCGCACTACCGGGGGTCAACATCACGATCAAAGGCACCACCCGTGGTGTCACGTCGGATGCTGACGGCAATTACAGCATCAGCGTACCGACTACGGCAACTACACTGGTGTACTCGTTCATCGGCTACAAAAGGCAGGAAGAGGCTATTGGCAATAAGAACATTGTCAACGTCATACTGGCAGCCGACGCGTCGACATTGCAGGAGTTCGTCGTGACGGCGCAGGGTATCCGCAAAAACCCGCGGGAGCTTGGTTATGCCGTGTCAAACGTCAAAACTGAAGACGTAACTGTAGGTCGCTCGCCCCAATTGGCGCAGGCCTTATCGGGCAAAGTAACGGGTCTGGCCGTTTATAATGTCAATAACAGCGTTGATCCGGCAGTTAAGATTGTACTGCGGGGTTACCGATCGCTGACGGGTAACAACGAAGCCCTTGTCGTACTTGATGGTATGCAGACCACGTCGACCGTTCTATCGACGATAAACCCGGTCGATATCGAAAGCGTATCGATTCTGAAAGGTGGCCAGGCCGCAACGCTGTACGGCTCGGCCGGTATCAACGGAGCAATCATCATCACGACCAAGAAAGGCAATAAGGGTAAGCTCAAAGTTTCGTACTCCAACAGCACGAACTTCGATCAGATCAGCTTCATGCCCCAGCTTCAGGATAAGTACGGTTCAGGTTCGCACTACGCGACTTCGTTTGGCGGAACGGGCTACAAGACCGACTATCTGGAGCGGATGAAAGACAACTGGCGGTCATACGAAAACCAGCAGTATGGCGATCAGTTCGACGGGTCAACCCGGATTCAGGGTCGTACGGCAGAAGATGGTAGTCAGCTGCTGATCCCGTACACGGCCATTCCAAATGCCCGCCGGAAAGCGTTCAATACCGGCGTTTCGGTCAACAACCAAATCAATTTTCAGGGGGGCGACGAAACCAGCTCTTTTTACCTGTCCCTCGAAAATCAGTCGATAAACGGTATTGTGCCCGGCGACAAGAGCAACCGCACGGGAACACGGCTGTCTGCGACGAAAGAGTATGGTAAACTGACGGCCAGTTTCAACGCAGCCTACGTACAGAATGTGGTTGACCGGACATCGTCGGATTTTTACAACAACATACTTAATCAGCCGGCCAACCTGCCCCTGAGCGACCTGCGCAACTGGCAAACAAATCCGCTGGCCAACCCCAATGGGTTCTACAACGATTACTACAATAATCCGTATTTCGAAGCTGACAACAACCGGCTTAAATACAAGGATGCCAACTTGAATGGTAACGTCAATCTGACGCTTCGGGCTACGCCCTGGCTGTCGTTTGTCGAGCGGCTGGGTGTGCTAAACAACTCCCGGACGGGTAAGAATACGACTGGCAAATTCACCTATACCGACTGGGCGAAGAACAGCGCCTTCATTCCGTCTCCCTTCTTCCGGGATGGCGACGGCACGGGTATTTACCGGGCCATCACCGACATTCAGGGTTCGGTGCTGGATTATTCGGGTACGGAAAACGTCATCAACAACGAATTCCAGATTCAACTGGCGAAGGATTTCGGACCGCTGACGAACCGATTGATTCTGGGTAACAGCCTGTATCAGCGGACGACCAACAACATAGCTGTCGGATCAAGCTCAATCGTTGTTCCCGATGTATACAACGTGTCGAACCGGCAGGGTATCCTGACGGGGGGCAGATTCTGACGCAGGAACGCCGGCTTGGCTACTATGCCGACCTGACGATGAACTACCGTAACTGGCTGACGGTAAATGGTTCGTTCCGGTTCGATCAGACATCGCGCTTTTACAAGCCCACCCGCGCAGCCAACTTCTGGTCGTATCCTTACTATGGCGTAGCGGTGTCGTTTATTGCGACCGACGCGTTCCCGGCTATCAAGGGTAACACGCTGAACTACCTGAAACTACGGGCCAACTACAACAAGAACGCCAACGACAATATTCCCCTGTACGGATTGGATCTGACTTACCCCAACGGAGCCAGTTTCCCGTACGGTAATGCCGTAGGTCTAACGGTAGGCAATACACTTCCCGACCCGAACCTCAAGCCGGAGCAGGTCTATTCGAGTGAAGTTGGCGCAGAATTCCAGTTGTTCAATAACCGGGTAAACGTCGATGTGTCGGCGTATACACAGACGTCGAAAGGACAGGTTATTACCGTTCGTGTTCCTAACAGTACTGGTTTCCAGAACCTGCTGATCAACGTGGGCGAAACCCGTAACTGGGGCTACGAAGCCGAACTGAAGTATCTCATCGCCCGTGCCGGGAAGTTTACCTGGGATGCCAGTGTTCGTTACTCGTACAACGACAATAAAGTTATCGACTTGTACCCGGGTATCAACGAATTCCAGATCGGCGGTCTTTCGTATGCCAATACGAACGTAATCAAAGATTCGCGCTTCCCGATTCTGAAAACCGACGGCTACCAGTATGCACCGGATGGGTCGGGCCGGGTGCTGGTTAATGCCACGACGGGTTATCCCCTGCGCAATACGTCGCTGCTGCCACGTGGAGGTGTACTGCCCCGGCACATCGCGGGCTTGGGGTCGAAAATGGAATACGGCGATTTCGGCTTCACGTTCAACTTCGAGTATCGGGGTGGCAACGTAATGTTCAGCGACCTAGGTCGTCAGATGACATTCACCGGTACGGGTAAATGGACGGAAGATCGGGCACCCCATATCTTCCCAAACTCGGCTTACTTGGGTCCCGATGGCACAACGGTCGTGCCGAACACAACGGTTAACGTACGTGAGGCTGAATATTCGTTGTGGGTAGACAACTACCGGCTGATCTCGGAAAATTTCGTTACGCCAGCCTGGTTTATCAAACTCCGCGACATCAATCTGTCGTACCGTTTGCCCCAGCGCCTGATGGAACGGACGAAAATCTTCTCAGGGGCTAGTATCGCGCTGTATGGCCGCAACCTGCTGACGATTGTCGACAAACTGAACTACTACACGGACCCCGAATTCAGCTATCAGGGCAACCCTACGCCGGGCAGTCAGGCTACGCAAGTTCCTACGACTAACTCGGCAGTTGGTATCGGTATCAACACGACGGGGCAGACTCCGCCCGTTCGCCAGTACGGCGTCAACATCAACCTCACATTCTAGTAATCGTCAATACTGACTTGAGATGAAACTAAAAGCGTTAACAATAGCCACACTGATCGCCCTAGGTGGTTGCAGTACCAGGGACTTTCTGAATATAAATACCAACCCCAACCAATTACCTACCTCGACGCCCAACTTCGTATTTACGAACGCGTTGAACGTCACCGCAACGAATCTGGCGGGTAACAATGCTGGTAACGCCGGTCAGAACGCCAACGAACTTGGTTTCTATTGGGCCGGACAATGGTCGCAGGGCAACGGGTACATCATCAACACGGCCCAGTTTGCCTACCAGTTTACGAACGGCGATTTCAACTACTGGGACACGTTCTACGATAATCTGGAGGATTACCAATTCGTGATCAACAACGCCGATGCCAACAGCCAGAAGTTTCTGAAAGGCCCGGCGAAGGTGATGAAAGCGATGATCTTCCAGCAATTGGTCGATATGTATGGCAACATTCCTTATACGGATGCTCTGAAAGGGGCTTCGGTACTGGCCCCTAAGTTCGACGATCAGAAGGCTGTGTACGAAGCCCTGATAACGTCGCTCGATGAAGCCATCGTCGATCTGAAAGCAAACCCATTCACGGGTGGTTTTGGTACGGCAGATATTGCCTTTGGTGGTAACACAACCCGGTGGGTGCAGTTTGCCAATTCGTTGAAGATGCGGATTCTAATTCGCCAGTCGCGCATTACGGGCCGTGATTCGTATATCAAGCCGGAGATCAACAAGATCGTAACGGAAGGATCGGGCTTTCTGACGGGTTACGAAGCCAGCATTGGTGGCCCATCGTTCTTCCAGCCGGCAGCCGGGCAGCTCAACCCTGCCTATGATCGATGGGGGTATAGCGAAACAGGGGCGAAGCGCGCACTCAACAACTACCCGCGCCCAACTCAGTTTCTGATCAATACGCTAAAAATGAACGGGGATACCCTGCGTCTGAAGCGTATTGCCTACGCAACCGGTGGCGAAAACAGCA is part of the Spirosoma rhododendri genome and encodes:
- a CDS encoding phytase yields the protein MNYKPLLLLLGVVACQTQQHTIQTTSTADKSAADVVKPVVITDSVLHDTDDPAVWINPGDPAKSLIVGTDKDKDGGLYVFDLNGKLQADKTVRGLQRPDNVDIEYGLMLNGKPTDIAVATERLTHKLRIYSLPDMKPIDKGGLDMFVGETGTDYRDLMGISLYKNKAGVIYAIVGRKNGPTDGSYLWQYRLDDDGMGAVQATLVRKFGQYSGLKEIESIAVDDQLGYVYYSDEGKGVHQYYADPEKGNQELALFATTGFTEDHEGISIYNLTDSTGYILVSDQGANKFHIFTREGTAQNPFEHALVKVVTVKAAQSDGSETISVPLNGQFQYGLFIAMSDDRTFHLYRWEDIMPLSNRPLTNR
- a CDS encoding carboxypeptidase-like regulatory domain-containing protein yields the protein MRKFLLTQFLLCLLAIPLLAQDRVVSGKITSSEDNSALPGVNITIKGTTRGVTSDADGNYSISVPTTATTLVYSFIGYKRQEEAIGNKNIVNVILAADASTLQEFVVTAQGIRKNPRELGYAVSNVKTEDVTVGRSPQLAQALSGKVTGLAVYNVNNSVDPAVKIVLRGYRSLTGNNEALVVLDGMQTTSTVLSTINPVDIESVSILKGGQAATLYGSAGINGAIIITTKKGNKGKLKVSYSNSTNFDQISFMPQLQDKYGSGSHYATSFGGTGYKTDYLERMKDNWRSYENQQYGDQFDGSTRIQGRTAEDGSQLLIPYTAIPNARRKAFNTGVSVNNQINFQGGDETSSFYLSLENQSINGIVPGDKSNRTGTRLSATKEYGKLTASFNAAYVQNVVDRTSSDFYNNILNQPANLPLSDLRNWQTNPLANPNGFYNDYYNNPYFEADNNRLKYKDANLNGNVNLTLRATPWLSFVERLGVLNNSRTGKNTTGKFTYTDWAKNSAFIPSPFFRDGDGTGIYRAITDIQGSVLDYSGTENVINNEFQIQLAKDFGPLTNRLILGNSLYQRTTNNIAVGSSSIVVPDVYNVSNRQGILTGGRF
- a CDS encoding TonB-dependent receptor domain-containing protein — encoded protein: MNYRNWLTVNGSFRFDQTSRFYKPTRAANFWSYPYYGVAVSFIATDAFPAIKGNTLNYLKLRANYNKNANDNIPLYGLDLTYPNGASFPYGNAVGLTVGNTLPDPNLKPEQVYSSEVGAEFQLFNNRVNVDVSAYTQTSKGQVITVRVPNSTGFQNLLINVGETRNWGYEAELKYLIARAGKFTWDASVRYSYNDNKVIDLYPGINEFQIGGLSYANTNVIKDSRFPILKTDGYQYAPDGSGRVLVNATTGYPLRNTSLLPRGGVLPRHIAGLGSKMEYGDFGFTFNFEYRGGNVMFSDLGRQMTFTGTGKWTEDRAPHIFPNSAYLGPDGTTVVPNTTVNVREAEYSLWVDNYRLISENFVTPAWFIKLRDINLSYRLPQRLMERTKIFSGASIALYGRNLLTIVDKLNYYTDPEFSYQGNPTPGSQATQVPTTNSAVGIGINTTGQTPPVRQYGVNINLTF
- a CDS encoding SusD/RagB family nutrient-binding outer membrane lipoprotein → MKLKALTIATLIALGGCSTRDFLNINTNPNQLPTSTPNFVFTNALNVTATNLAGNNAGNAGQNANELGFYWAGQWSQGNGYIINTAQFAYQFTNGDFNYWDTFYDNLEDYQFVINNADANSQKFLKGPAKVMKAMIFQQLVDMYGNIPYTDALKGASVLAPKFDDQKAVYEALITSLDEAIVDLKANPFTGGFGTADIAFGGNTTRWVQFANSLKMRILIRQSRITGRDSYIKPEINKIVTEGSGFLTGYEASIGGPSFFQPAAGQLNPAYDRWGYSETGAKRALNNYPRPTQFLINTLKMNGDTLRLKRIAYATGGENSNNPGVSTKAEVAANYSGTPFGASSGYLPANTSSVGPSLLVKGDYNRAYILMTAAEVQFLLAEAKQRYSDVTLPNTAQAYFEEGIVQSFRVLGASSTGASAFKGSKVNNYDWTASTDKLAAIAYQKWVALTNFSGLEAWAEYRRTNLPVTPQSVQVPDARRPLRLFYPNTEGGSNTANVTAQGTIDVFSTRLFWDVD